A part of Streptomyces sp. NBC_00557 genomic DNA contains:
- a CDS encoding P-II family nitrogen regulator — translation MKLITAVVKPHRLDEIKEALQAFGVHGLTVTEASGYGRQRGHTEVYRGAEYTVDLVPKIRIEVLAEDDDAEQLIEVIVKAARTGKIGDGKVWSLPVDTAVRVRTGERGPDAL, via the coding sequence ATGAAGCTCATCACCGCCGTCGTCAAGCCGCACCGGCTGGACGAGATCAAGGAGGCCCTGCAGGCGTTCGGCGTGCACGGCCTGACGGTCACCGAGGCGAGCGGTTACGGTCGTCAGCGGGGCCACACCGAGGTCTACCGCGGCGCCGAGTACACCGTCGACCTGGTCCCCAAGATCCGCATCGAGGTGCTGGCCGAGGACGACGACGCCGAGCAGCTGATCGAGGTCATCGTGAAAGCCGCCCGCACCGGCAAGATCGGTGACGGCAAGGTCTGGTCCCTGCCGGTCGACACGGCCGTACGGGTCCGCACCGGCGAGCGCGGCCCGGACGCGCTCTGA
- the ffh gene encoding signal recognition particle protein codes for MFDTLSDRLSATFKNLRGKGRLSEADIDATAREIRIALLEADVALPVVRTFIKNVKERALGAEVSKALNPAQQVLKIVNDELVTILGGETRRLRFAKQPPTVIMLAGLQGAGKTTLAGKLGKWLKEQGHSPLLVAADLQRPNAVNQLSVVAERAGVAVYAPEPGNGVGDPVKVAKDSIDYAKSKVHDIVIVDTAGRLGIDQEMMQQAADIRDAVSPDEILFVVDAMIGQDAVNTAEAFRDGVGFDGVVLSKLDGDARGGAALSIRQITGKPIMFASNGEKLDDFDAFHPDRMASRILDMGDLLTLIEQAEKTFSQEEAAKMASKLASKKGQDFTLDDFLAQMEQVRKMGSISKLLGMLPGMGQIKDQINNIDERDVDRTAAIIKSMTPAERQDPTIINGSRRARIAKGSGVEVSAVKNLVERFFEARKMMSRMAQGGGMPGMPGIPGMGGGPGRQKKQQKKAKGKQRSGNPMKRKQQELEAAQRREAAAQGGNAFGLPQQGGQDFELPDEFKKFMG; via the coding sequence GTGTTCGATACCCTCTCCGACCGCCTCAGCGCGACTTTCAAAAATCTCCGCGGCAAGGGGCGCCTCAGCGAGGCGGACATCGACGCCACGGCACGCGAGATCCGCATCGCGCTCCTCGAGGCGGACGTGGCCCTGCCTGTCGTCCGCACCTTCATCAAGAACGTCAAGGAGCGTGCCCTCGGCGCCGAGGTCTCCAAGGCGCTGAACCCGGCCCAGCAGGTCCTGAAGATCGTCAACGACGAGCTCGTCACGATCCTCGGCGGTGAGACCCGGCGCCTGCGCTTCGCCAAGCAGCCGCCCACCGTGATCATGCTGGCGGGTCTGCAGGGTGCCGGTAAGACCACCCTCGCGGGCAAGCTCGGCAAGTGGCTCAAGGAGCAGGGCCACTCCCCGCTGCTGGTCGCCGCCGACCTGCAGCGCCCGAACGCCGTCAACCAGCTGAGCGTCGTCGCCGAGCGCGCCGGTGTCGCGGTGTACGCGCCCGAGCCGGGCAACGGCGTCGGTGACCCGGTCAAGGTCGCCAAGGACTCCATCGACTACGCGAAGTCCAAGGTCCACGACATCGTGATCGTGGACACCGCCGGCCGCCTGGGCATCGACCAGGAGATGATGCAGCAGGCCGCGGACATCCGGGACGCCGTCAGTCCCGACGAGATCCTGTTCGTCGTCGACGCGATGATCGGTCAGGACGCGGTCAACACCGCCGAGGCCTTCCGCGACGGCGTCGGCTTCGACGGCGTGGTGCTCTCCAAGCTCGACGGCGACGCCCGCGGCGGCGCCGCCCTGTCGATCCGGCAGATCACCGGCAAGCCGATCATGTTCGCGTCGAACGGCGAGAAGCTCGACGACTTCGACGCCTTCCACCCGGACCGGATGGCCTCCCGCATCCTCGACATGGGTGACCTGCTCACCCTGATCGAGCAGGCGGAGAAGACCTTCAGCCAGGAAGAGGCCGCCAAGATGGCCTCGAAGCTGGCGTCCAAGAAGGGCCAGGACTTCACCCTGGACGACTTCCTGGCCCAGATGGAGCAGGTCCGGAAGATGGGCAGCATCTCCAAGCTGCTCGGCATGCTCCCGGGCATGGGCCAGATCAAGGACCAGATCAACAACATCGACGAGCGCGACGTCGACCGCACCGCGGCGATCATCAAGTCGATGACCCCGGCCGAGCGCCAGGACCCGACGATCATCAACGGCTCCCGCCGCGCCCGTATCGCCAAGGGCTCCGGCGTCGAGGTCAGCGCGGTGAAGAACCTGGTCGAGCGGTTCTTCGAGGCCCGCAAGATGATGTCCCGCATGGCGCAGGGCGGCGGTATGCCGGGCATGCCGGGGATCCCGGGCATGGGCGGCGGCCCCGGACGGCAGAAGAAGCAGCAGAAGAAGGCCAAGGGCAAGCAGCGCTCCGGCAACCCGATGAAGCGCAAGCAGCAGGAGCTGGAGGCGGCCCAGCGCCGCGAGGCCGCCGCGCAGGGCGGGAACGCCTTCGGGCTGCCGCAGCAGGGCGGCCAGGACTTCGAACTGCCGGACGAGTTCAAGAAGTTCATGGGCTGA
- a CDS encoding cytosine permease, protein MSKTVETEGALETRGIEQVPDHERTARTRELFPTWVGANISVLLLTMGASLVVAYHLDIWQALVVAVAAPVVSYGLVGLIGIAGKRGGAPGMALSRAVFGQRGNLLPGSLIWVARWGWETINAVTGAYAMLTILDILFGLKANSVLDMVMLLAFVAATFAISGLGINAVQKCNKYATYLFGVFSVLVLVYLVANTDWSKVVHQGGGSTAAVITGVGMIAAGGVSWIPSAPDFTRYLPRTASSKAIVGTAVGGAGVVVLPMVLMGAVMAVSTPDLAEATDPVSFLGEILPTWIAVPYLFIALIGMLLINSMSMYSAGFTAQTLGFKVPRHWAVSVNAVISLAFGGVLMLVATSFMGSFIAFLSLLAVAFSAWVGVFGADMLRRTEYDGAAMADTTRAGAYWYKGGFSPAAVAAWAIGLVSGLMFTTSDWFTGPLAKNNVVGEYGLGWVATIVLSGVLYLALPKPAVKRPEAAGPAPAPAPAEERATVNA, encoded by the coding sequence ATGAGCAAAACCGTCGAGACCGAAGGTGCTCTCGAGACCCGAGGCATCGAGCAGGTCCCGGATCACGAACGCACCGCCAGGACCCGTGAACTGTTCCCCACCTGGGTGGGCGCCAACATCAGCGTGCTGCTGCTGACGATGGGCGCGAGCCTGGTCGTGGCGTACCACCTGGACATCTGGCAGGCGCTCGTCGTCGCGGTGGCCGCGCCGGTCGTGTCGTACGGCCTGGTCGGTCTGATCGGCATCGCGGGCAAGCGCGGCGGCGCGCCCGGCATGGCGCTCTCGCGCGCGGTCTTCGGCCAGCGCGGCAATCTGCTGCCCGGTTCGCTGATCTGGGTCGCGCGCTGGGGATGGGAGACGATCAACGCGGTCACCGGCGCCTACGCGATGCTCACCATCCTGGACATCCTGTTCGGCCTGAAGGCGAACAGCGTGCTGGACATGGTGATGCTGCTCGCCTTCGTGGCCGCGACCTTCGCGATCTCCGGGCTCGGCATCAACGCCGTGCAGAAGTGCAACAAGTACGCCACCTACCTCTTCGGCGTCTTCTCGGTCCTGGTGCTGGTCTACCTGGTGGCGAACACCGACTGGTCGAAGGTGGTGCACCAGGGCGGCGGCTCGACGGCGGCGGTGATCACCGGTGTCGGCATGATCGCGGCCGGCGGTGTCAGCTGGATCCCGTCCGCCCCCGACTTCACCCGCTACCTCCCGCGCACGGCGTCCTCGAAGGCGATCGTCGGCACGGCGGTGGGCGGCGCCGGTGTCGTCGTGCTCCCCATGGTGCTCATGGGCGCGGTGATGGCGGTGTCCACACCGGACCTGGCCGAGGCCACCGACCCGGTGTCCTTCCTCGGCGAGATCCTCCCGACGTGGATCGCGGTGCCGTACTTGTTCATCGCGCTGATCGGCATGCTGCTGATCAACTCGATGTCGATGTACTCGGCGGGCTTCACCGCGCAGACCCTCGGCTTCAAGGTGCCGCGGCACTGGGCGGTCTCGGTCAACGCCGTGATCTCGCTGGCCTTCGGCGGTGTGCTGATGCTGGTGGCGACGAGCTTCATGGGTTCGTTCATCGCCTTCCTGTCGCTGCTCGCGGTCGCGTTCTCCGCGTGGGTCGGCGTGTTCGGCGCGGACATGCTGCGCCGCACCGAGTACGACGGCGCCGCGATGGCCGACACCACCCGCGCCGGCGCCTACTGGTACAAGGGCGGCTTCTCCCCCGCGGCCGTGGCCGCCTGGGCGATCGGCCTGGTCTCGGGCCTGATGTTCACCACCTCCGACTGGTTCACCGGTCCCCTCGCGAAGAACAACGTCGTCGGCGAGTACGGCCTCGGCTGGGTGGCCACGATCGTGCTCTCGGGCGTGCTGTACCTGGCGCTGCCGAAGCCGGCGGTGAAGCGGCCCGAGGCCGCGGGGCCGGCGCCGGCGCCGGCGCCGGCCGAGGAGCGCGCGACCGTCAACGCCTGA
- the ftsY gene encoding signal recognition particle-docking protein FtsY: METVILAVVIAVVVIAALGGLVIGTRRKKPLPPPPPKAPDITAPPAEPHVGDEAETPREEPRRTIEEVDLPGGPAPVVVEEPPAVPPLEKAPELEIPEPTAGRLVRLRARLSRSQTALGKGLLTLLSREHLDDETWEEIEDTLLTADVGVQPTQELVEGLRERVKVLGTRTPAELRGLLRDELLKLVGTDIDRTVKTEPADRKPGIVMVVGVNGTGKTTTTGKLARVLVADGRTVVLGAADTFRAAAADQLQTWGERVGAYTVRGPEGGDPASVAFDAVKEGKEMGVDVVLIDTAGRLHTKTGLMDELGKVKRVVEKHAPLDEVLLVLDATTGQNGLVQARVFAEVVDITGIVLTKLDGTAKGGIVIAVQRELGVPVKLVGLGEGADDLAPFEPEAFVDALIGD, from the coding sequence ATGGAAACCGTCATCCTTGCTGTAGTCATCGCCGTGGTCGTGATCGCGGCGCTCGGCGGGCTGGTGATCGGCACCCGGCGCAAGAAGCCGCTGCCTCCGCCGCCCCCGAAGGCGCCCGACATCACCGCGCCCCCGGCCGAGCCGCACGTCGGCGACGAGGCCGAGACACCGCGCGAAGAACCGCGCCGGACCATCGAGGAGGTGGACCTCCCCGGCGGCCCCGCACCGGTCGTCGTGGAGGAGCCTCCCGCCGTCCCGCCTCTCGAAAAGGCGCCCGAGCTCGAGATCCCCGAGCCCACCGCAGGCCGGCTGGTCCGGCTGCGCGCCCGCCTGTCCCGCTCCCAGACCGCCCTCGGCAAGGGCCTGCTCACGCTGCTCTCGCGCGAGCACCTGGACGACGAGACCTGGGAGGAGATCGAGGACACGCTGCTCACCGCCGACGTCGGCGTGCAGCCCACCCAGGAGCTGGTCGAGGGCCTGCGCGAGCGTGTGAAGGTGCTCGGCACCCGCACCCCCGCGGAGCTGCGCGGCCTGCTCCGCGACGAACTGCTCAAGCTGGTCGGCACCGACATCGACCGCACCGTGAAGACGGAGCCCGCCGACCGCAAGCCCGGCATCGTGATGGTCGTCGGCGTCAACGGCACCGGCAAGACCACCACCACCGGCAAGCTCGCCCGCGTCCTCGTCGCCGACGGCCGTACGGTCGTGCTCGGCGCCGCCGACACCTTCCGCGCCGCCGCCGCGGACCAGCTGCAGACCTGGGGCGAGCGGGTCGGCGCCTACACCGTGCGCGGGCCCGAGGGCGGCGACCCCGCCTCCGTCGCGTTCGACGCGGTGAAGGAAGGCAAGGAGATGGGGGTCGACGTCGTCCTCATCGACACCGCCGGCCGGCTGCACACCAAGACCGGCCTCATGGACGAGCTGGGCAAGGTCAAGCGCGTCGTGGAGAAGCACGCGCCGCTCGACGAGGTGCTGCTCGTCCTGGACGCCACCACCGGCCAGAACGGCCTGGTGCAGGCCCGCGTCTTCGCGGAGGTCGTGGACATCACCGGCATCGTGCTGACCAAGCTGGACGGCACCGCCAAGGGCGGCATCGTCATCGCGGTCCAGCGCGAGCTGGGCGTGCCGGTCAAGCTGGTCGGACTCGGCGAGGGCGCGGACGACCTGGCGCCCTTCGAGCCGGAGGCCTTCGTGGACGCCCTCATCGGCGACTGA
- the nsdA gene encoding transcriptional repressor NsdA, with amino-acid sequence MGGNGGSGTNADKRPNELLGSWFVRSGWSKGELARQVNRRARQLGANHISTDTSRVRRWLDGENPREPIPRILSELFSERFGCVVSIEDLGLRAARPTPSASGVDLPWTAPQTIALLGEFSRSDLMLARRGFLGASLALSAGPSLIEPMQRWLVPSPASPVPAEPEPVLDARRPGRLSKPELELLEHTTRMFRQWDAQCGGGLRRKAVVGQLHEVTDLLQEPQPEATTRKLFKVAAELAELAGWMSYDVGLQPTAQKYFVLALHAAKEAGDRPLGSYILSSMSRQMIHLGRPDDALELIHLAQYGSRDCASPRTLSMLYAMEARAYANMGQPGKTKRAVRMAEDTFAEADEWDEPDPDWIRFFSEAELYGENSHSFRDLAYVAGRSPTYASLAEPLMQKAVRLFAEDGEHQRSYALNLIGMATVHLLRREPEQSTAYAAQAMDIARKVRSERVNTRIRKTVDAAVRDYGDLAAVVDLTDRLAAALPEAAEAV; translated from the coding sequence GTGGGCGGCAACGGCGGTAGCGGGACGAACGCTGACAAGCGCCCCAACGAGCTGCTCGGGTCGTGGTTCGTGCGCAGCGGCTGGTCCAAGGGCGAGCTGGCTCGCCAGGTGAACCGCCGGGCGCGCCAGTTGGGCGCCAACCACATCTCCACCGACACCTCGCGCGTGCGCCGCTGGCTGGACGGGGAGAATCCGCGCGAGCCGATCCCGCGCATCCTCTCGGAGCTGTTCTCCGAGCGCTTCGGCTGCGTGGTCTCCATCGAGGACCTCGGCCTGCGCGCCGCCCGCCCCACGCCCTCCGCGTCCGGAGTCGACCTGCCCTGGACGGCCCCGCAGACGATCGCCCTGCTCGGCGAGTTCTCGCGCAGCGACCTGATGCTGGCCCGGCGGGGCTTCCTAGGCGCCTCGCTGGCGCTGTCCGCCGGCCCGTCCCTCATCGAGCCCATGCAGCGCTGGCTCGTGCCGAGCCCCGCCTCCCCGGTCCCCGCCGAGCCCGAGCCCGTCCTCGACGCGCGCCGGCCCGGCCGGCTGTCCAAGCCCGAGCTGGAGCTGCTGGAGCACACCACGCGGATGTTCCGCCAGTGGGACGCCCAGTGCGGCGGCGGTCTGCGCCGCAAGGCGGTCGTCGGCCAGCTGCACGAGGTCACCGACCTGCTCCAGGAGCCGCAGCCGGAGGCCACCACCCGCAAGCTCTTCAAGGTCGCGGCCGAACTCGCCGAACTGGCGGGCTGGATGAGCTACGACGTCGGGCTCCAGCCCACCGCGCAGAAGTACTTCGTCCTCGCCCTGCACGCGGCCAAGGAGGCCGGCGACCGGCCGCTGGGGTCGTACATCCTCTCCAGCATGAGCCGCCAGATGATCCATCTCGGCCGGCCCGACGACGCCCTGGAGCTGATCCACCTCGCCCAGTACGGCAGCCGGGACTGCGCGAGCCCGCGCACCCTGTCCATGCTGTATGCGATGGAGGCCCGCGCCTACGCCAACATGGGCCAGCCCGGCAAGACCAAGCGCGCGGTCCGCATGGCGGAGGACACCTTCGCCGAGGCCGACGAGTGGGACGAGCCGGACCCCGACTGGATCCGCTTCTTCTCCGAGGCCGAGCTGTACGGCGAGAACTCCCACTCCTTCCGCGACCTCGCCTACGTCGCCGGACGCAGCCCGACCTACGCCTCCCTCGCCGAGCCGCTCATGCAGAAGGCGGTGCGGCTGTTCGCCGAGGACGGCGAGCACCAGCGGTCGTACGCGCTGAACCTGATCGGCATGGCCACCGTGCACCTGCTGAGGCGCGAGCCCGAGCAGAGCACGGCCTACGCCGCGCAGGCCATGGACATCGCCAGGAAGGTCCGCTCCGAGCGTGTGAACACTCGTATCCGAAAGACGGTCGACGCGGCCGTCCGCGACTACGGCGACCTCGCGGCCGTGGTCGACCTCACCGATCGGCTCGCCGCCGCTCTGCCGGAGGCCGCTGAAGCGGTCTGA
- a CDS encoding [protein-PII] uridylyltransferase, translating into MTGTDERMAEDSGPSGYAAARLRLLTEGARSGPPRRSALAELTDDWLAGLFTAAAAGRAGVSLVAVGGYGRGELSPRSDLDLLLLHDGSDPGAVAALADRLWYPVWDLGIALDHSVRTPAEARKTAGDDLKVHLGLLDARHLAGDLGLTAGLRTAVLADWRNQAPKRLPELQELCAERAVRQGELRYLLEPDLKEARGGLRDATALRAVAASWLADAPREGLADARRRLLDVRDALHLVTGRATDRLALQEQDQVAAELGLLDADTLLRQVYEAAGIVSYASDVTWREVGRVLRSRAVRPRLRKLARERSDFLRRAVAGDGRALGGGKPVAERSPLAEGVVEQDGEVVLARTARPERDPVLPLRAAAAAAQAGLPLSLHAVRRMAATARPLPTPWPAEAREQLVTLLGSGRPTVEVWEALEAEGLISRMLPDWERVRCRPQRNAVHIWTVDRHLIETAVRASELTRRVSRPDLLLVAALLHDIGKGWPGDHSVAGEIIAKDVAARIGFDSADVAVLSLLVRHHLLLIETATRRDLDDPATVRSVAEAVGTQSTLELLHALTEADALATGPAAWSSWRGSLVADLVRRVGAVLAGDAPGEPEPAAPTAEQERLAIEAFRTGSPVLALRAQTEPVTGAEASGEPLGVELLIAVPDQPAVLPAVAGVLAVHRLTVRTAELRAVRLPDDVDDGSVLLLNWRVAAEYGSLPQATRLRADLVRALDGSLDIAGRLAERDAAYPRRRGWIAPPPRVTVAPAASHHATVIEVRAQDAPGLLHRIGMALEKAGVRVRSMHVSTLGSNAVDAFYVTTGAGEPLPTQDAGSLARALEEALRA; encoded by the coding sequence GTGACGGGAACGGACGAGCGCATGGCAGAGGACTCGGGACCCAGCGGCTACGCGGCGGCCCGGCTGCGCCTCCTCACCGAGGGGGCGCGGTCCGGGCCGCCGCGCCGTTCGGCCCTCGCCGAGCTGACCGACGACTGGCTCGCCGGACTGTTCACGGCGGCGGCCGCGGGACGCGCGGGAGTCTCCCTGGTCGCCGTCGGCGGCTACGGCCGGGGCGAGCTGTCCCCGCGCAGCGACCTCGACCTCCTGCTGCTGCACGACGGCTCCGACCCCGGTGCGGTCGCCGCCCTCGCCGACCGCCTCTGGTACCCCGTGTGGGACCTCGGCATCGCCCTCGACCACTCCGTACGGACCCCGGCCGAGGCCCGCAAGACCGCCGGGGACGATCTGAAGGTCCACCTCGGTCTCCTGGACGCCCGCCATCTCGCCGGCGACCTGGGGCTCACCGCCGGCCTGCGCACGGCCGTCCTCGCCGACTGGCGCAACCAGGCCCCCAAACGCCTGCCCGAACTGCAGGAACTGTGCGCCGAGCGCGCCGTACGGCAGGGCGAACTGCGGTACCTGCTGGAACCCGACCTCAAGGAAGCGCGCGGCGGCCTCAGGGACGCCACCGCCCTGCGCGCCGTCGCCGCCTCCTGGCTGGCCGACGCCCCGCGCGAGGGCCTCGCCGACGCGCGCCGGCGGCTGCTCGACGTACGGGACGCGCTGCATCTGGTGACGGGCCGCGCCACCGACCGGCTCGCGCTCCAGGAGCAGGACCAGGTGGCGGCCGAACTGGGGCTGCTGGACGCCGACACCCTGCTCCGGCAGGTCTACGAGGCCGCCGGCATCGTGTCGTACGCCAGCGACGTCACCTGGCGCGAGGTGGGGCGCGTGCTCCGGTCGCGCGCCGTACGGCCGCGTCTGCGCAAACTGGCAAGGGAGCGAAGCGACTTCCTCAGAAGGGCGGTGGCGGGAGACGGGAGGGCGCTGGGCGGCGGCAAGCCCGTCGCCGAGCGGTCGCCGCTCGCCGAGGGCGTGGTGGAGCAGGACGGCGAGGTGGTGCTCGCCCGCACCGCGCGCCCCGAACGCGACCCCGTTCTTCCGCTGCGTGCCGCAGCCGCCGCAGCGCAGGCCGGCCTCCCGCTCTCCCTGCACGCCGTACGGCGCATGGCCGCCACCGCGCGCCCCCTGCCCACGCCCTGGCCCGCCGAGGCCCGCGAGCAGCTGGTCACCCTGCTCGGCTCCGGCCGCCCGACCGTGGAGGTCTGGGAGGCGCTGGAGGCCGAGGGACTGATCAGCCGCATGCTGCCGGACTGGGAGCGGGTCCGCTGCCGCCCGCAGCGCAACGCCGTCCACATCTGGACCGTCGACCGCCATCTGATCGAGACGGCCGTCCGCGCCTCCGAGCTCACCCGCCGCGTCAGCCGCCCCGACCTGCTCCTCGTCGCCGCCCTGCTGCACGACATCGGCAAGGGCTGGCCCGGCGACCACTCGGTGGCCGGCGAGATCATCGCCAAGGACGTGGCCGCACGGATCGGCTTCGACAGCGCGGATGTGGCCGTGCTGTCCCTGCTGGTCCGCCACCACCTGCTCCTGATCGAGACGGCCACCCGCCGCGACCTGGACGACCCGGCCACCGTCCGCTCGGTCGCCGAGGCCGTCGGCACCCAGAGCACCCTGGAGCTGCTGCACGCCCTCACCGAGGCCGACGCCCTCGCCACCGGACCCGCGGCCTGGTCCTCCTGGCGCGGCTCCCTCGTCGCCGACCTCGTCCGGCGCGTCGGTGCCGTGCTCGCGGGCGACGCCCCCGGCGAGCCGGAACCCGCCGCGCCCACCGCCGAACAGGAGCGGCTCGCGATCGAGGCGTTCCGCACGGGCAGCCCGGTCCTCGCACTGCGCGCCCAGACGGAACCGGTCACCGGGGCCGAGGCCTCCGGCGAACCCCTCGGCGTGGAGCTGCTCATCGCCGTACCCGACCAGCCGGCCGTCCTCCCCGCCGTCGCCGGCGTCCTGGCCGTCCACCGCCTCACCGTCCGTACGGCGGAACTCCGCGCCGTGCGCCTGCCCGACGACGTCGACGACGGTTCGGTGCTGCTGCTCAACTGGCGGGTGGCCGCCGAGTACGGCTCCCTGCCCCAGGCCACCCGGCTGCGCGCCGACCTCGTCCGCGCCCTGGACGGCAGCCTGGACATCGCCGGGCGGCTCGCCGAACGGGACGCGGCCTATCCGAGGCGCCGCGGCTGGATCGCCCCGCCGCCCCGGGTCACGGTGGCCCCGGCCGCCTCCCACCACGCCACGGTGATCGAGGTCCGCGCCCAGGACGCCCCCGGCCTGCTGCACCGCATCGGCATGGCCCTGGAGAAGGCGGGCGTGCGAGTGCGCAGCATGCACGTGTCGACCCTGGGCTCCAACGCGGTGGACGCCTTCTACGTGACGACCGGTGCCGGGGAGCCGCTGCCGACTCAGGATGCGGGGTCACTGGCCCGCGCACTGGAGGAGGCGCTGCGGGCGTGA
- a CDS encoding bifunctional DNA primase/polymerase, with protein sequence MGFTIGGIREIRSGTRRRGRSSECTAVAEFTGLWGWDVVPGARAAAGACSCGRADCTAPGAHPLNFAPPVPAGATLDEASKAWAEFPGAAVMLPVGRAFDVIEVSEAAGRRALVRLERMGLPLGPVTATPDGRAHFFVAPGAAAELPRLLYRMGWDDPSALDLRGLGPGAHITAPPSDRGGLGPVRWLRPPALDSATHPPAARLLLGTLAYVAHRSRARA encoded by the coding sequence ATGGGCTTCACGATCGGCGGCATTCGCGAGATTCGTTCCGGCACGCGTCGGCGCGGCCGTTCGTCGGAGTGCACCGCCGTTGCCGAGTTCACCGGGCTGTGGGGCTGGGACGTGGTGCCGGGTGCGCGGGCCGCGGCGGGCGCGTGCTCGTGCGGACGCGCGGACTGCACGGCGCCCGGCGCACACCCGCTCAACTTCGCTCCCCCGGTGCCGGCCGGGGCCACGCTCGACGAGGCGAGCAAGGCCTGGGCGGAGTTCCCGGGCGCCGCGGTGATGCTCCCGGTGGGCCGGGCGTTCGACGTCATCGAGGTCTCCGAGGCCGCCGGCCGCCGCGCCCTGGTCCGCCTGGAGCGGATGGGACTCCCCCTCGGCCCGGTGACCGCGACCCCGGACGGCCGCGCCCACTTCTTCGTCGCCCCCGGCGCCGCCGCGGAGTTGCCCCGGCTGCTCTACCGCATGGGCTGGGACGATCCCTCGGCCCTGGACCTGCGCGGCCTCGGCCCCGGCGCGCACATCACCGCGCCGCCCTCCGACCGGGGCGGCCTCGGTCCGGTGCGCTGGCTGCGCCCGCCCGCGCTGGACTCGGCGACCCACCCGCCGGCGGCCCGGCTGCTGCTGGGCACGCTGGCGTACGTGGCACACCGGTCACGGGCCCGGGCGTAA
- a CDS encoding ammonium transporter produces MAPAITLAAEAPKLSAANTGFMLIASALVLIMTPGLAFFYGGMVRVKSTLNMLMMSFISMGIVTILWVLYGFSLAFGTNNSFIGWDSDWFGLRKIGLTELWPGYTIPIFVFMVFQMMFAIITPALISGALADRVKFSAWALFIALWLTIVYVPVAHWVWGADGWAYKLGVIDFAGGTAVHINAGAGALGVILVIGKRVGFKKDPMRPHSLPLVMLGAGLLWFGWFGFNAGSWLGNDDGVGALMFVNTQVATAAAMLAWLAYEKIRHGAFTTLGAASGAVAGLVAITPSGGAVSPLGAIAVGAIAGVACAAAVGLKFRFGYDDSLDVVGVHMVGGIIGSLLIGFFATGKGQSTATGVFYGDHSWTQLWKQCAGVGAVLAYSLVVSAVLAFLLDKTIGMRVTEDQEISGIDQAEHAETAYDFSGAGGGVLGSVAAHAPSLAAAQTKKVDA; encoded by the coding sequence ATGGCACCAGCCATCACGCTTGCCGCGGAGGCACCCAAGCTGTCTGCCGCGAACACAGGCTTCATGCTCATTGCTTCCGCCCTGGTCCTGATCATGACGCCGGGTCTCGCCTTCTTCTACGGAGGCATGGTCCGCGTCAAGAGCACGCTGAACATGCTGATGATGAGCTTCATCAGCATGGGCATCGTCACCATCCTCTGGGTGCTCTACGGCTTCTCCCTCGCCTTCGGCACGAACAACAGTTTCATCGGCTGGGACTCCGACTGGTTCGGCCTGCGCAAGATCGGCCTGACCGAGCTGTGGCCCGGTTACACCATCCCGATCTTCGTGTTCATGGTCTTCCAGATGATGTTCGCGATCATCACGCCGGCCCTGATCAGCGGCGCCCTCGCGGACCGCGTGAAGTTCTCGGCCTGGGCGCTGTTCATCGCCCTGTGGCTCACGATCGTCTACGTCCCGGTCGCCCACTGGGTCTGGGGCGCCGACGGCTGGGCCTACAAGCTCGGTGTGATCGACTTCGCGGGTGGTACGGCGGTCCACATCAACGCGGGCGCCGGCGCCCTCGGCGTCATCCTCGTCATCGGCAAGCGCGTCGGCTTCAAGAAGGACCCGATGCGCCCGCACAGCCTTCCGCTGGTCATGCTCGGCGCGGGCCTGCTGTGGTTCGGCTGGTTCGGCTTCAACGCGGGCTCCTGGCTCGGCAACGACGACGGCGTCGGCGCGCTGATGTTCGTCAACACGCAGGTCGCGACCGCCGCCGCCATGCTGGCCTGGCTCGCCTACGAGAAGATCCGCCACGGCGCGTTCACCACGCTGGGCGCCGCCTCCGGCGCGGTCGCCGGTCTGGTGGCGATCACCCCGTCCGGCGGCGCGGTCTCCCCGCTCGGCGCGATCGCGGTCGGCGCCATCGCCGGTGTCGCCTGCGCCGCGGCCGTGGGCCTGAAGTTCCGGTTCGGCTACGACGACTCCCTCGACGTCGTCGGCGTCCACATGGTCGGCGGCATCATCGGCTCCCTGCTGATCGGCTTCTTCGCCACCGGCAAGGGCCAGTCCACCGCGACCGGCGTCTTCTACGGCGACCACTCCTGGACCCAGCTGTGGAAGCAGTGCGCCGGTGTCGGCGCGGTCCTCGCCTACTCCCTGGTCGTCTCCGCGGTCCTCGCCTTCCTGCTCGACAAGACGATCGGCATGCGGGTCACCGAGGACCAGGAGATCTCCGGCATCGACCAGGCCGAGCACGCCGAGACCGCCTACGACTTCAGCGGCGCCGGCGGCGGCGTCCTCGGTTCCGTCGCCGCCCACGCCCCGTCCCTGGCCGCCGCCCAGACCAAGAAGGTGGACGCATGA